The Cucumis melo cultivar AY chromosome 6, USDA_Cmelo_AY_1.0, whole genome shotgun sequence genome includes a region encoding these proteins:
- the LOC103483388 gene encoding uncharacterized protein LOC103483388, with amino-acid sequence MGQALRRFGGQDWKNKQLEMISNKIFDRFHKEKLSFEDLYIATLLVFNDINKYLPGPHIDPPTKERVAELVEKSDENENQAIDRDEFLKFIKLLTFESIASVSQRLIITLVVAPTLAVVTKRSTEGIPGLGKMVQKVPSSAYALLVTLAALLFQNSNQQLLK; translated from the exons ATGGGTCAGGCATTACGGAGATTCGGAG GCCAAGACTGGAAGAATAAGCAATTGGAGAtgatatcaaataaaatatttgatagGTTTCATAAGGAAAAGTTGTCGTTTGAAGATCTGTACATTGCTACGTTACTTGTATTCAA TGATATTAATAAGTATCTGCCCGGACCGCATATTGATCCTCCCACGAAGGAGCGTGTCGCAGAACTCGTAGAG AAAAGCGACGAGAACGAGAACCAAGCAATTGACCGTGATGAATTTTTGAAATTCATAAAGCTCCTGACATTTGAGTCGATCGCATCAGTGAGCCAGAGATTGATCATCACTTTGGTGGTAGCACCAACCTTGGCAGTAGTCACAAAGAGAAGTACTGAAGGGATTCCAGGCCTTGGAAAAATGGTTCAAAAGGTTCCATCTTCAGCTTATGCTCTTCTCGTCACCCTTGCTGCCCTCCTGTTCCAAAACTCTAATCAGCAGCTTcttaaatga